The following are encoded in a window of Pectinophora gossypiella chromosome 8, ilPecGoss1.1, whole genome shotgun sequence genomic DNA:
- the LOC126369113 gene encoding ubiquitin carboxyl-terminal hydrolase 7-like, translating to MIESSSADVAAANTPPQSITQEVSKEDDDAARPEATFRFKIHDISQLKEQVLSPPCYVRCLPWKILVLIRQTTTPDRQQQKALGVFIQCNGDSDTPGWSCYGLGELKLLSHKSDREHMCRKLHHMYHGKEDDWGFAHFISFKDLMNEENGFVKDDTITIEAHILAEAPHGVSWDSKKHTGYVGLKNQGATCYMNSLLQTLFFTNVLRKAVYKIPTVGDDSSRSVAFALQRVFYDLQFSDKPVATKKLTKSFGWETMDSFMQHDVQEFLRVLLDKLESKMKGTVVEGTVPKLFEGKMTSFIKCKNVNCTSTRAETYYDIQLSVKGKNNIYESFKDYISTELLDGDNKYDAGEHGLQEAEKGVRFDMFPPVLHLHLMRFQYDPQSDASIKFNDRFEFYEEINLDPYLQEIPQTPAHYTLHAVLVHSGDNHGGHYVVFINPKGDGKWCKFDDDVVSRCSKQEAIEYNFGGKEDAPHLARRATSAYMLIYIQTSQLKYVLQDVVENDIPSDLCERIREEMRYEMVRTCGRKIRCRKNKSNTSVNSAKYYAKIFNALKQFFTLQALAGSKYKGR from the exons ATGATCGAATCGAGCAGTGCTGATGTAGCCGCCGCCAATACTCCGCCGCAATCAATCACACAG GAAGTCTCAAAAGAGGACGACGATGCCGCCCGTCCTGAGGCCACGTTCCGTTTCAAGATCCACGACATCAGTCAACTGAAGGAACAGGTCCTATCACCACCATGCTACGTGCGCTGCCTACCCTGGAAAATTCTCGTGCTCATCCGCCAAACTACGACCCCAGATCGCCAACAACAGAAGGCTCTTGGAGTCTTCATACAGTGCAATGGCGACTCTGATACTCCAGGCTGGTCGTGCTACGGACTTGGGGAACTAAAGCTCCTGTCCCATAAGTCTGACAGAGAACACATGTGCAGGAAACTTCACCACATGTATCACGG CAAAGAAGACGACTGGGGGTTCGCGCACTTCATTTCGTTCAAAGACTTGATGAACGAAGAGAACGGTTTCGTGAAGGACGATACCATCACAATCGAAGCTCATATCTTAGCAGAAGCACCGCACGGTGTCTCCTGGGACTCCAAAAAACATACAGGATACGtcg GTCTCAAAAACCAAGGTGCGACGTGTTACATGAACTCCCTCCTCCAAACATTGTTCTTTACCAACGTTCTCCGCAAAGCCGTTTACAAAATCCCAACTGTGGGTGATGATAGTTCCCGTTCCGTCGCCTTCGCCCTGCAACGTGTGTTCTACGATCTTCAATTCTCAGACAAGCCTGTTGCCACCAAGAAATTGACCAAAAGCTTCGGTTGGGAGACCATGGATTCTTTTATGCAGCATGATGTCCAGGAGTTTCTAAGG GTATTACTAGACAAACTTGAGAGTAAAATGAAGGGCACGGTAGTAGAAGGAACAGTACCCAAGTTATTCGAAGGGAAGATGACGTCTTTCATTAAATGCAAGAACGTCAATTGCACCAGCACCCGCGCCGAAACCTACTACGACATCCAGCTCAGTGTTAAAGGGAAGAATAACA TCTACGAGTCCTTCAAGGACTACATCAGCACCGAGTTACTGGATGGCGACAACAAGTACGACGCAGGTGAACATGGACTGCAAGAGGCAGAGAAGGGCGTCCGCTTTGACATGTTCCCGCCTGTCCTCCATCTACACCTAATGCGCTTCCAGTATGACCCTCAAAGTGATGCCTCCATCAAATTCAACGACAG ATTCGAATTTTACGAAGAAATCAACCTGGACCCGTACTTACAAGAGATCCCGCAGACACCAGCACACTACACGCTGCACGCGGTACTGGTGCACTCGGGAGACAACCATGGCGGACATTACGTCGTCTTCATCAACCCCAAGGGTGACGGCAAG TGGTGCAAGTTCGACGATGACGTGGTGTCGCGCTGCAGCAAGCAAGAAGCCATCGAGTACAATTTCGGGGGTAAGGAGGACGCACCGCACCTCGCGCGCCGCGCCACCAGCGCCTACATGCTCATCTACATACA AACGTCACAGCTAAAGTATGTCCTGCAAGATGTTGTAGAGAATGACATCCCTTCCGACTTGTGCGAGCGAATCCGCGAAGAAATGCGATACGAGATGGTAAGAACAT GCGGCAGAAAAATAAGATGcagaaaaaataaatctaacACGTCAGTCAACTCCGCAAAGTACTACGCGAAGATTTTCAACGCACTAAAACAGTTCTTCACTTTGCAGGCCCTAGCCGGCTCTAAATATAAAGGAAGATAG
- the LOC126369112 gene encoding boophilin-H2-like: MENCAIFEVASFVWLLLIGFVSANTPQPADLYHVGRSSQDVYKKGYWDNSDFCHLQAKSGICRAGISKFYYDVNKGYCKEFAYGGCGGNANRFDSEHSCYERCRGAEVISNPFILDDEFSTCEWQPNPGNCYALIPQYYYDVNANACKLFTYGGCGGNANRFPDEESCIRKCIQYRHTKKY; this comes from the exons ATGGAAAATTGTGCTATCTTCGAAGTGGCTTCGTTTGTGTGGTTATTGTTAATTGGCTTTGTATCTGCTAATACACCTCAACCTGCCGATTTGTATCACGTAGGAAGAA GTTCTCAAGACGTGTACAAGAAGGGATATTGGGATaatagtgatttttgtcatcTCCAGGCGAAATCAGGAATTTGTCGAGCCGGGATTAG TAAATTCTATTACGATGTTAACAAGGGATACTGCAAGGAGTTCGCTTATGGTGGATGTGGAGGGAACGCCAATAGATTCGACTCGGAGCACTCCTGTTACGAAAGATGTAGAG gcgCTGAAGTAATTTCAAACCCGTTTATACTAGATGATGAGTTTTCAACGTGCGAGTGGCAGCCTAATCCGGGGAATTGTTATGCTTTAATACCACA GTACTATTACGACGTGAACGCTAATGCTTGCAAGTTGTTCACGTACGGAGGCTGTGGAGGCAACGCTAATCGGTTCCCAGACGAAGAATCCTGTATTCGAAAATGTATCCAATACCGTCACACAAAGaagtattaa